The stretch of DNA TCCGATATGTATCGGTGCACCGTGAACCGATGGAAAACGACTGGTGACTTGAACTGCCCGAATGACATCCGCTTCTTTCATTGGACGCATGCTGACGACTGTCGGTCCCGCAAATTTGCCTGCAGGCGACGTTTCAATTGATGTTTTATACATAGGCACATTAACGCCTTCTTCATTGTGTCTCATAGGAATGCCATTTTTAATTAGCGCATCTTCGAATGTGAAGCTGCAGCCAATCAGGAAACCGACCATTTCGTCAGTCCAATACTCTTTAATATCTGTAGGCTCATCCACGACTTCTCCATTACGATAGACGCGGTATCTAGGTAAATCTGTACGTAAATCAGCTTTGGGTGCAGACATTTTCGGAATATACGAACCTGCGTCTGTGACGTCAATTAGCGGACAAGATTTGGGATTTCTTTGACAGAACAATAGAAAATCAAAAGCCAAATCTTCCGGTAAAATAACCAGATTTGCTTGAATGTACTCTTCACACAACCCAGAAGTTGGTGAAGAAATCTCACCACTGCGCATCTTTCCTCTTATTTCAGATGGTTGCATCAAGTTAAACCCCCTTTCTTTTAAGGCATTATAAGAAGGATGATAAATATCGAAATAGCGCATTTGCGGCATGCATCACATCAAAGAGAGTGTTGGCTCATGCGGAACATGCCGCTAATGGAAATGTACGATTAACAGCGATTTCTATTTAAACAATTGAGGAATTCCTTCAATTAAGGTGTAAACACCCATAATCGACATCGCGATAACAATAATGATTCCAAAAATAGTCATCCACAATGGATGTTTGTAGTCACCTACAATTTTCGTTTTATACGCCGCAATAAGCATAACGCCTAACGCAATCGGTAAAATCAAACCATTTACAGATCCAACTAGTACAAGAATACTGACCGGACGACCGACGAATACAAAGACGATGGTTGAAATCGCAATAAACGCGATAATGATTTTTTGATGATGCTTTTCTAACCACGGATGGAATGTACGGATGAATGAAACGGATGTATAGGCCGCACCTACTACGGAAGTAACTGCTGCTGCCCACATTACTATCCCGAAAATTTTATAACCAAAGTTACCAGCTGCCAATTGGAAAACAGATGCAGGTGGATTAGAAGGATCAAGTTTTAACCCCTGTGACACAACACCAAGTACGGCAAGGAACAAGGCAATTCGCATAATAGCAGTAACTACAATTGCAAATACTGCACTACGGTTCACTTCAGGAAGCGAGTCTACACCTTTGACACCTGCATCAATCAATCGGTGACCTCCGGCAAAGGTGATATAACCCCCTACCGTTCCCCCTACTAATGTTACAATCGCCAAAATATCAATCTTGTCTGGAACAAAAGTTTTCACAACAGCTTCTCCTACTGGAGGCGATGCAGTAAACATGACATATACAGTTAATGCAATCATGATGAAACCTAATATTTGCGCGAATTTATCCATCGCTTTGCCCGCTTCTTTAACAACAAAAATACCGATGGCAAGAATTCCGCTGAGAATGGCTCCCGTCTGTGCAGAGATTCCGAATAAAACATTTACTCCAAGACCAGCACCTGCAATATTTCCGATATTGAATGCAAGACCACCCATAACAATTAAAATTGCAAGAAAGTAACCAAGGCCCGGCAATATATCGTTTGCAATATCCTGTGCCCGTTTTTCAGAGACGGCAATGATTCGCCAAATGTTCAACTGAGCGCCGATATCGATAATAATGGAAATCAGAATCACGAATCCGAAACTTGCAAGAAGGGATTCGGTAAAGACAGTCGTTTGAGTTAAAA from Paenisporosarcina sp. FSL H8-0542 encodes:
- a CDS encoding putative hydro-lyase, which codes for MQPSEIRGKMRSGEISSPTSGLCEEYIQANLVILPEDLAFDFLLFCQRNPKSCPLIDVTDAGSYIPKMSAPKADLRTDLPRYRVYRNGEVVDEPTDIKEYWTDEMVGFLIGCSFTFEDALIKNGIPMRHNEEGVNVPMYKTSIETSPAGKFAGPTVVSMRPMKEADVIRAVQVTSRFPSVHGAPIHIGNPESIGIKDIQHPDFGDAVTIKDGEVPVFWACGVTPQAIAMHMKPPLMITHAPGHMFITDLKSEHMSVI
- a CDS encoding NRAMP family divalent metal transporter codes for the protein MKTENKLKNTNRSLLLGAAFLMATSAIGPGFLTQTTVFTESLLASFGFVILISIIIDIGAQLNIWRIIAVSEKRAQDIANDILPGLGYFLAILIVMGGLAFNIGNIAGAGLGVNVLFGISAQTGAILSGILAIGIFVVKEAGKAMDKFAQILGFIMIALTVYVMFTASPPVGEAVVKTFVPDKIDILAIVTLVGGTVGGYITFAGGHRLIDAGVKGVDSLPEVNRSAVFAIVVTAIMRIALFLAVLGVVSQGLKLDPSNPPASVFQLAAGNFGYKIFGIVMWAAAVTSVVGAAYTSVSFIRTFHPWLEKHHQKIIIAFIAISTIVFVFVGRPVSILVLVGSVNGLILPIALGVMLIAAYKTKIVGDYKHPLWMTIFGIIIVIAMSIMGVYTLIEGIPQLFK